Proteins encoded together in one Synechococcus sp. BL107 window:
- a CDS encoding HEAT repeat domain-containing protein — protein MQVTTKPNLNSSQEWNSQSESNEHIQLSEAEASDLASHLKEKLKLGEAIESDPDSISKMVAGLGDPRGLLRRSFSESLGSVGKVATPALCKAMLTSDQVTVRRAAAKTLTLIGDTDSLPDLLSAFRGDNDSVVQGSAMGAIAAMGEQAVEPILGIIENRQSTEMQIGLANWALTIVGDRAPQALYKATTSENANVRKASIFALGSNIQTLDIEADKNLLVNALLDPSAEIRAEAVTLLGKLDDTETAGPLLVPLLSDADIWVRKNCALSLMKLRATSSIEALQERAKVEDDEVVLNVIKLAIAQLLKV, from the coding sequence TTGCAAGTGACAACCAAGCCGAACTTGAATTCGAGCCAGGAGTGGAATTCTCAATCCGAATCGAATGAGCATATTCAGCTAAGCGAAGCTGAGGCTTCAGATTTGGCTTCACACCTTAAGGAGAAACTGAAATTAGGAGAAGCCATTGAATCAGATCCTGATTCAATTTCTAAAATGGTAGCCGGCCTAGGCGACCCTCGAGGCCTGTTGAGACGAAGTTTTTCGGAGAGTCTTGGATCTGTTGGCAAAGTTGCGACACCAGCTCTCTGTAAAGCGATGTTGACCAGCGATCAAGTCACAGTTAGGAGAGCAGCTGCAAAAACACTTACTTTGATTGGCGATACTGACAGCCTCCCAGACTTACTTTCTGCTTTTCGTGGCGATAACGACTCAGTTGTTCAGGGCTCAGCTATGGGTGCCATAGCTGCCATGGGAGAACAAGCTGTCGAACCAATTCTGGGCATCATTGAGAACCGCCAAAGCACTGAAATGCAAATTGGCTTAGCAAATTGGGCGTTAACAATTGTCGGAGATAGAGCACCGCAAGCCCTTTACAAAGCAACTACTTCGGAAAATGCAAATGTGCGGAAAGCATCAATATTTGCTCTAGGGAGCAACATTCAAACATTAGATATTGAAGCTGATAAAAACCTATTGGTCAATGCACTATTAGATCCTTCTGCAGAAATTCGTGCAGAAGCAGTTACCCTTTTGGGCAAGCTAGACGACACGGAAACTGCAGGTCCATTGCTTGTACCTCTTTTGTCTGACGCAGACATTTGGGTGCGGAAGAATTGCGCGCTTTCGCTGATGAAACTAAGGGCCACATCATCAATCGAAGCTCTTCAGGAAAGAGCAAAAGTCGAAGATGATGAAGTTGTCTTAAATGTAATCAAACTTGCCATAGCACAACTGCTCAAAGTATAA
- a CDS encoding HEAT repeat domain-containing protein codes for MSDSLPSFESLVQDLKHPNPNIRDEACVLLAEHWPDQAMPYFFSELEDPDPVVYRTAVKALGTLGPRTLPDLLKLFQSSGNGTVRACCVKAIVQISVNFPNAAFPADILSMLEQALDDSSPVVAQSALMTLGYLSKHDSEKDRVIPLLIQACDRANIAHVQGSAMALAELDSPLVSAFLEKLALDDTKDPLIREVAQSSLERRASLNLK; via the coding sequence ATGAGTGATTCACTTCCATCGTTCGAATCTTTAGTTCAAGACCTCAAGCACCCCAATCCAAACATAAGAGATGAGGCATGTGTTTTGTTGGCGGAGCACTGGCCTGATCAGGCAATGCCATATTTTTTTTCCGAATTAGAAGATCCTGATCCAGTTGTTTACAGAACAGCTGTAAAGGCCCTAGGTACATTGGGGCCGCGGACATTGCCTGATCTGCTTAAATTATTTCAATCATCAGGCAATGGCACAGTAAGAGCTTGTTGTGTTAAAGCCATTGTCCAGATATCGGTTAATTTCCCTAATGCTGCGTTTCCCGCAGATATATTATCTATGCTTGAGCAAGCTCTAGACGATTCCAGCCCAGTCGTTGCTCAATCGGCATTGATGACCCTTGGTTATTTATCAAAGCATGATTCTGAGAAGGACCGTGTTATACCTCTTTTAATTCAGGCTTGCGATCGGGCGAATATTGCTCATGTTCAAGGATCGGCTATGGCTTTAGCGGAACTTGATTCTCCACTTGTATCGGCTTTCTTAGAAAAGTTAGCCCTAGATGATACAAAGGATCCTCTCATTCGTGAAGTTGCTCAGTCCAGTTTAGAGAGACGAGCAAGCTTAAATCTCAAGTAA
- a CDS encoding HEAT repeat domain-containing protein, with protein sequence MSERFDILFEGMPEEKALLLLQTNPDDLPNPVDKYMAATKLAACRSERSLEGLIAAVQLDPENLINRITRRKALEALGRRKDEKALPSLFSALRFDDEPSVINALDSIAQIGSPLTADQSDQLLEALQSSDNQKRSAIQAHTRLKLSTGEQAISAFENDENPLVAGAARAYTAKVLGKVESLGPLVKQLTDPVAGRRRSAVIDLGDAGDASLLGHLVTCPVSMPLRAKSAFQLVDPEKSGQIPDDYVALLEQLLRDDPSTLALQNDWICEGQTIEIEKNLQHRDEGKQYGGALSLIRMQKQEQIDAIEQIQTKHWSDYGANYLLTSVIGLQKVHEHSHLVRTALAETLPQYAKSRVAAAWACLSLNLSDQVDLLREIQTESKWTPLRWSCEQVLQQLS encoded by the coding sequence GTGTCTGAGAGATTTGACATTTTGTTTGAAGGAATGCCAGAAGAAAAAGCATTGCTTTTATTACAGACAAACCCTGACGATCTGCCCAATCCTGTTGACAAATATATGGCAGCAACCAAGCTTGCTGCTTGCCGAAGCGAACGCTCTTTAGAGGGATTAATTGCAGCCGTACAACTCGATCCTGAAAATCTCATCAACAGAATCACACGCAGAAAAGCTCTGGAAGCCCTTGGCCGCAGGAAAGACGAGAAAGCCTTACCAAGCTTATTCAGTGCGCTGCGTTTCGATGACGAACCTTCAGTGATCAACGCACTGGATTCGATCGCGCAGATCGGATCCCCACTCACCGCAGACCAAAGCGATCAACTCCTTGAGGCATTGCAAAGCAGTGACAATCAAAAGCGATCGGCGATCCAAGCTCACACTCGGCTCAAGCTTTCAACGGGGGAACAAGCAATCTCAGCCTTTGAGAACGATGAAAATCCATTGGTCGCTGGAGCAGCCCGGGCCTACACCGCCAAAGTTCTTGGGAAGGTTGAATCCCTTGGGCCACTGGTCAAACAACTCACTGATCCCGTCGCAGGACGACGACGATCAGCTGTGATCGATCTTGGCGATGCTGGAGATGCCAGCTTGCTGGGTCATTTGGTCACTTGCCCAGTCTCTATGCCGTTGAGGGCAAAAAGCGCCTTTCAGCTGGTAGATCCCGAGAAGAGTGGTCAAATCCCTGACGACTACGTGGCCCTCCTGGAGCAACTACTACGAGACGACCCTTCCACGCTCGCTTTACAGAACGATTGGATTTGTGAGGGGCAAACTATAGAGATCGAAAAGAATCTGCAACATCGCGACGAAGGCAAGCAATACGGCGGTGCACTAAGCCTGATCAGGATGCAGAAGCAAGAACAAATTGATGCGATTGAGCAGATTCAGACCAAGCATTGGAGTGATTACGGCGCGAACTACCTCTTGACATCGGTTATTGGACTTCAGAAAGTTCATGAACACAGCCATCTGGTCCGGACAGCACTGGCAGAAACACTGCCGCAGTATGCAAAGTCGAGGGTTGCAGCGGCCTGGGCTTGTCTGAGCCTGAACCTCTCAGACCAAGTCGACTTACTCAGGGAGATCCAGACCGAAAGCAAATGGACACCGCTTAGATGGAGCTGCGAACAGGTACTTCAACAGTTGTCATAA
- a CDS encoding Nif11-like leader peptide family natural product precursor has protein sequence MSDLEQDQLLERFIALARTNDDLRDEIKSALNQDEVISIAERHGFAVDSLAILRKWSQHTDFSKPTWMGWFDE, from the coding sequence ATGTCTGATTTAGAACAAGATCAACTCCTTGAGCGTTTTATTGCCTTAGCTCGAACAAATGACGATCTTCGTGATGAAATCAAAAGTGCCTTAAATCAAGATGAGGTGATTTCAATCGCAGAACGTCATGGTTTTGCAGTGGATTCCTTGGCAATTCTAAGAAAATGGAGTCAGCACACCGATTTTTCTAAACCCACATGGATGGGATGGTTCGATGAATAA
- the cpeA gene encoding class 1 C-phycoerythrin subunit alpha, translating into MKSVVTTVVTAADAAGRFPSQNDLEAVQGNIQRAAARLEAAEKLASGLDAVTKEAGDACFNKYAYLKQPGEAGDTQVKVDKCYRDLGHYLRLINYCLVVGGTGPLDEWGIAGAREVYRSLSLPTGPYVEALTYTRDRACAPRDMSPQALNEFKSYLDYLINALS; encoded by the coding sequence ATGAAGTCCGTCGTTACCACCGTCGTGACTGCTGCTGATGCAGCAGGTCGCTTCCCTTCTCAGAACGATCTCGAAGCTGTACAAGGCAACATTCAGCGTGCGGCTGCTCGTTTAGAAGCTGCTGAAAAACTTGCTTCTGGCCTAGACGCAGTGACTAAAGAAGCTGGCGATGCTTGTTTCAACAAGTACGCCTACCTCAAGCAGCCTGGTGAGGCTGGTGACACCCAGGTCAAGGTAGACAAGTGCTACCGCGACCTCGGCCACTATCTGCGCCTTATCAACTACTGCTTGGTTGTTGGCGGCACCGGTCCTCTTGATGAGTGGGGCATTGCAGGTGCACGTGAGGTTTATCGCAGTTTGAGCCTTCCCACTGGCCCTTACGTCGAAGCCTTGACCTACACCCGCGACCGTGCCTGTGCACCTCGTGACATGAGCCCTCAAGCTTTGAATGAGTTCAAGAGTTACCTTGATTATCTGATTAACGCTCTTTCCTGA
- a CDS encoding HEAT repeat domain-containing protein — MAAEASNHPINAAEQLTEQEAYELAEELKQKLTEKIIPSSNQESIKKMVAGLGDPRGALRLTFAQSLGSVGTAAIPILCDALKNNPNVLIRRASAKTLNIIGSKVALPNLIEAFRTDDDPVVQGSSAGAMATIGEPAVESLLELLTDSQCSAFQIGLINLALSFTGSKAPNAFNQAAQSDNPEIRIAALTALAEQVHSGTNEHAKELLIRALNDDSSEVRAEAATITGKTLEPEEIINELCGLLKDKDNQVRINTALALMKIEEISSINSLSEAISAEEDGQVKTVLEVALNQLIALK, encoded by the coding sequence GTGGCCGCAGAAGCTTCAAATCATCCAATCAACGCGGCCGAGCAACTCACAGAGCAAGAAGCTTACGAATTAGCAGAGGAGTTAAAACAGAAACTCACAGAGAAGATAATACCCAGTTCCAATCAAGAATCAATCAAAAAAATGGTGGCCGGACTCGGGGATCCGCGAGGTGCTCTCCGCCTCACCTTTGCACAAAGCCTTGGCTCAGTAGGAACGGCAGCTATTCCCATACTGTGCGATGCCCTGAAGAACAATCCCAATGTTTTGATCCGACGTGCATCTGCGAAAACACTCAATATTATTGGCAGTAAAGTGGCATTACCAAATCTAATTGAGGCATTTCGAACAGACGACGATCCTGTCGTTCAAGGCTCATCGGCAGGCGCAATGGCAACCATAGGAGAACCTGCTGTTGAATCTCTATTGGAATTACTAACTGATAGCCAGTGCAGTGCATTTCAGATTGGTCTGATTAATCTCGCCTTGAGCTTTACTGGATCCAAAGCTCCTAACGCATTCAACCAAGCTGCCCAATCAGATAATCCTGAGATAAGAATAGCGGCCCTTACCGCACTGGCCGAACAGGTTCATTCAGGCACAAATGAACATGCTAAAGAGCTACTAATTCGAGCCTTAAATGATGATTCAAGCGAGGTACGGGCAGAGGCCGCCACAATTACTGGGAAGACACTGGAGCCCGAGGAGATTATCAATGAACTCTGCGGATTACTAAAAGACAAAGACAATCAGGTAAGAATTAACACAGCTTTAGCCTTGATGAAAATAGAAGAAATTTCATCAATAAATTCCTTAAGCGAAGCTATTTCGGCAGAAGAGGATGGCCAAGTCAAAACTGTACTAGAAGTCGCTCTTAATCAACTTATCGCACTTAAATAA
- a CDS encoding chromophore lyase CpcT/CpeT, with protein MEIEQQLRFARTLAGIYDNYEQAQVNPKDFARINIVFRPLPWEIFEGPGFYSEQFYDYAKWNPYRQGIHRLKIKDDTFIVENFDFANKDRLAGSGSNPELLESLEQTSLKSRCGCAMHFTEESDGKYIGSVEPGKKCLVPRNGSLTYLVSEVEVDANNWISRDRGFDPATDQPQWGSEHGPLRFKRIENFSELISTSWIEQKES; from the coding sequence ATGGAAATAGAACAGCAGCTGAGATTTGCCAGAACACTCGCAGGAATTTATGACAATTATGAGCAAGCACAAGTCAACCCGAAAGATTTTGCTCGAATCAATATAGTATTTCGTCCATTACCCTGGGAAATCTTTGAGGGACCTGGATTTTATTCTGAGCAATTTTATGATTACGCCAAATGGAACCCTTATCGCCAAGGGATTCATCGACTAAAAATAAAAGACGATACCTTTATTGTTGAAAACTTTGATTTTGCTAATAAGGACCGATTGGCTGGCTCCGGAAGTAATCCTGAATTACTTGAATCGCTTGAACAAACAAGTCTTAAAAGCCGTTGCGGATGCGCAATGCATTTCACAGAAGAAAGCGACGGCAAATATATCGGATCAGTAGAACCCGGAAAAAAATGTTTGGTCCCTAGAAATGGCAGTCTTACTTATTTAGTAAGCGAAGTCGAAGTTGATGCAAACAATTGGATCAGTCGTGATCGTGGCTTTGATCCTGCAACCGATCAACCACAATGGGGTTCTGAGCATGGACCTCTGCGGTTCAAACGGATCGAAAATTTTTCAGAACTCATTTCAACTAGCTGGATAGAACAGAAGGAATCGTGA
- the mpeA gene encoding class 2 C-phycoerythrin subunit alpha, which translates to MKSVITTVVGAADSASRFPSSSDMESVQGSIQRAAARLEAAEKLSQNYDGIAQRAVDAVYAQYPNGATGRQPRQCATEGKEKCKRDFVHYLRLINYCLVAGGTGPLDELAINGQKEVYKALSIDAGTYVAGFSQMRNDGCAPRDMSPQALTSYNQLLDYVINSLG; encoded by the coding sequence ATGAAGTCCGTCATCACCACCGTGGTCGGCGCTGCCGATAGCGCTTCCCGCTTCCCTTCTTCCTCCGACATGGAGTCAGTTCAGGGTTCTATCCAACGCGCTGCTGCACGTTTGGAAGCCGCTGAAAAGCTCTCCCAGAACTACGACGGCATTGCTCAGCGTGCTGTTGACGCTGTGTACGCCCAGTACCCCAACGGTGCTACTGGCCGTCAGCCCCGCCAGTGCGCTACTGAAGGCAAAGAGAAGTGCAAGCGTGACTTTGTTCACTACCTGCGTCTGATCAACTACTGCTTGGTCGCCGGCGGCACAGGCCCCCTGGATGAGCTGGCTATCAATGGCCAAAAAGAGGTCTACAAGGCGCTCAGCATCGACGCTGGCACCTACGTGGCTGGTTTCTCCCAGATGCGTAACGACGGTTGCGCCCCTCGCGACATGAGCCCCCAGGCTCTGACCTCCTACAACCAGTTGCTGGACTACGTGATCAACTCACTGGGCTGA
- a CDS encoding phycobilisome rod-core linker polypeptide, which produces MLGTETSLKSLTSATRTGPAAFSTQSKAGKNTAHRTVAGVRAEYKRQHCASMGIGIGPRLHAECPFGSVFDQYNPDNAAALERVIAAAYRQVLGNLHPRESQRETSLEARLLNGEITVRDFVNGLAKSDFYKSNFFHSVGAQRGVELNFKHLLGRAPLNQAEVQDHIKLQAEEGFDALIDKLTDSAEYTEVFGSDIVPYERTHDSYAGMFTRSFNLMRELGGTKVAVSDNAQGRNSRTINPLAIAAREDLKPSPFFSYTAITRTPAKLPQQQYTGHNPPKMTDYVAFRPFGCHF; this is translated from the coding sequence ATGCTCGGCACAGAAACCAGCCTGAAGTCTCTCACTTCGGCTACTCGAACCGGACCCGCTGCTTTCTCCACACAAAGCAAAGCCGGTAAAAACACAGCACACCGAACAGTCGCAGGAGTACGCGCTGAGTACAAGCGTCAGCACTGTGCATCGATGGGGATTGGAATTGGGCCCCGCTTGCACGCCGAATGCCCCTTCGGATCAGTGTTTGATCAGTACAATCCAGACAATGCAGCAGCTCTTGAGCGAGTGATCGCGGCTGCTTATCGTCAAGTACTAGGTAACCTGCACCCCAGAGAAAGCCAAAGAGAAACGTCACTTGAGGCGCGACTATTGAACGGTGAAATCACTGTTCGTGACTTCGTAAACGGTTTGGCTAAGTCTGATTTTTACAAATCAAACTTCTTCCATTCAGTTGGTGCCCAGCGTGGAGTCGAATTGAACTTCAAGCATTTACTTGGCCGAGCACCTCTGAACCAAGCAGAAGTTCAAGACCACATCAAGCTACAGGCTGAAGAAGGTTTTGACGCCCTAATCGACAAACTGACCGATTCTGCTGAATACACAGAAGTCTTTGGTTCGGACATCGTTCCTTACGAAAGAACTCACGATTCATATGCTGGAATGTTCACACGTTCCTTCAATCTGATGCGGGAACTTGGTGGCACGAAGGTTGCCGTCAGCGACAACGCACAAGGTCGCAACAGCCGCACCATCAACCCTCTTGCCATTGCTGCACGGGAAGATTTAAAACCTTCTCCTTTCTTCAGCTATACGGCAATCACTCGGACACCTGCCAAACTTCCCCAACAGCAGTACACAGGGCACAATCCACCGAAGATGACGGATTACGTGGCTTTCCGTCCATTTGGCTGCCACTTCTGA
- a CDS encoding Nif11-like leader peptide family natural product precursor → MSIESLNCFLNDVVRFHELATGLKALSSHDQIIAFGQSQGFDFTESEWNTLFNQDFELQSDSIQQSILSANPVHWSWAFRQHTVWRAMLMHGAGDGSA, encoded by the coding sequence ATGTCAATCGAGTCTTTAAATTGTTTTTTAAATGATGTGGTCCGATTCCATGAGCTGGCGACAGGTCTTAAGGCACTGTCCAGTCATGATCAGATTATTGCTTTTGGGCAAAGCCAAGGTTTTGATTTCACTGAAAGTGAGTGGAATACCCTTTTTAATCAGGATTTTGAGCTCCAGTCAGACTCAATTCAGCAATCAATTCTGTCTGCGAACCCAGTTCACTGGTCGTGGGCATTTCGACAACACACAGTATGGAGGGCTATGCTGATGCATGGTGCTGGCGATGGAAGTGCCTAA
- a CDS encoding HEAT repeat domain-containing protein → MGDAFNNIHPELTCAHAYQILTTPIDQLESKSDFYMAAAHLINFPGNRTEQILLDFLSQPSGEQAVQIAKRKAVEVLGRLGSTRSVQVIGQCLESDDIYLVENSVWALQQLKCCDPAIIRRMLALLQDKTQNLRVLIQCLASLKVQESIESIRLLQDSENLGVRGAAISAIAQLSNEKLNLDKIVEHLTVPNQMDRQSAVQDLIDANAFDFLPAIVSAPVSPAFRMRACRQILNDSDSMLIDANILSLIDTILRDDPSCIDIVHKYDQQPSIEFLLRDLFNTDFSRCYLALMGLRQCSSEVLWPLMSDLWAREAHNDYGAHYFFMRIFGSRSDWPEDGLRHVLEIIQESIINRRPQFRKSRAAAIQALHFLSPDLFIQSIPGFLSAGVDAPWDCRYVTALCLESMAEVNISLRENILSQFVVDPDPFVRARSEICLLRLSATSS, encoded by the coding sequence ATGGGTGATGCATTTAATAATATTCATCCCGAGCTCACTTGCGCCCATGCATATCAAATTTTAACTACGCCAATTGATCAACTTGAGTCTAAAAGTGATTTCTATATGGCTGCTGCGCATTTAATTAATTTCCCTGGGAACCGTACTGAGCAAATACTTTTGGATTTTCTTTCGCAACCCTCAGGCGAACAGGCTGTACAGATTGCCAAGAGGAAGGCTGTGGAAGTTCTCGGCCGTCTTGGTTCTACTCGGTCAGTTCAGGTCATTGGGCAATGTCTTGAATCTGACGATATTTACTTGGTTGAAAATTCAGTTTGGGCTTTACAGCAGTTGAAATGTTGTGATCCTGCAATCATTAGGCGAATGCTTGCTTTGCTTCAGGATAAAACTCAAAATCTTCGTGTATTAATTCAATGTCTTGCCAGCCTGAAGGTGCAGGAAAGTATTGAATCGATTCGTCTCCTTCAGGACTCTGAGAACCTTGGAGTACGTGGAGCTGCTATTTCGGCAATTGCACAACTTTCAAACGAAAAATTAAATTTGGACAAGATTGTGGAACATTTAACTGTCCCAAATCAGATGGATCGACAATCGGCTGTACAGGATCTGATTGATGCGAATGCTTTTGACTTTCTTCCGGCAATAGTTTCGGCACCAGTATCTCCAGCATTTCGGATGCGTGCGTGTCGTCAGATTTTGAATGATTCAGATTCTATGTTAATTGATGCAAATATCTTGTCTTTAATTGACACTATTTTGCGCGATGATCCTTCCTGTATTGACATTGTCCATAAGTATGATCAGCAGCCAAGTATAGAATTTCTATTGCGAGATCTATTTAATACTGATTTTAGTCGTTGTTATTTGGCTCTGATGGGCTTGCGACAATGTTCGTCCGAGGTCTTATGGCCACTGATGTCAGATTTATGGGCGCGGGAAGCTCACAATGACTATGGCGCTCACTACTTTTTTATGCGTATTTTTGGATCGCGATCTGATTGGCCAGAAGATGGTCTTCGTCACGTTCTTGAGATAATTCAAGAATCAATCATTAATCGTCGGCCTCAATTTAGAAAAAGCCGTGCTGCTGCTATTCAGGCGCTTCACTTTTTGTCTCCTGATTTATTTATTCAGTCTATTCCTGGCTTCTTGTCTGCAGGTGTTGATGCTCCTTGGGACTGTCGCTATGTGACTGCTCTCTGTCTTGAGAGTATGGCTGAAGTGAATATCTCTCTAAGGGAGAATATTTTGAGCCAGTTTGTTGTCGACCCTGATCCATTCGTTCGCGCAAGATCTGAGATTTGTCTATTGCGCTTGAGTGCAACATCTTCATAG
- a CDS encoding DUF2656 family protein — translation MTIFILSHNLQVQSELVPSISAADLAKGLLSSSSSFSNAEALSHPHWLVRIESHLVAHEMAQELVKAWKQYRLIQKHNIDHHLLALGGRKDTAGSPGSPLSQGSWGVDVVECGNPDAFLESINWNALKAGRPSDAVFEVSD, via the coding sequence ATGACAATTTTTATTCTTTCTCATAATCTCCAGGTTCAATCTGAGCTTGTACCTTCGATTTCTGCTGCAGATTTGGCAAAAGGGCTTTTGAGCAGCTCATCCTCTTTCTCTAATGCTGAGGCGTTAAGTCATCCTCATTGGTTGGTGCGTATTGAATCTCACCTGGTTGCCCATGAGATGGCTCAAGAACTCGTGAAAGCTTGGAAGCAATATCGCTTAATTCAGAAGCACAACATTGATCACCATTTGCTCGCCCTTGGTGGACGTAAGGATACCGCTGGGAGTCCAGGATCCCCACTATCACAAGGAAGCTGGGGAGTTGATGTCGTCGAATGCGGTAATCCTGATGCCTTTTTGGAGAGCATTAATTGGAATGCCCTCAAAGCTGGTCGCCCGTCAGATGCAGTCTTTGAGGTGTCAGATTAA
- a CDS encoding bleomycin hydrolase encodes MLDAFSRKAVSADSSGAFIGGGELASLKSFIADGNKRLDAVNAISGNAACIVSDAVAGICCENTGLTAPNGGVYTNRKMAACLRDGEIVLRHVSYALLAGDASVLQDRCLNGLRETYAALGVPTGSAARAVAIMKAAAGALITNTNSQAKKAAVTQGDCASLSAEAGSYFDQVISAIS; translated from the coding sequence ATGCTCGACGCATTCTCCAGGAAGGCCGTATCGGCCGATTCCAGCGGTGCTTTCATCGGCGGAGGCGAGCTGGCCTCTCTGAAGTCTTTCATCGCTGATGGCAATAAGCGCCTTGACGCAGTGAACGCTATTTCTGGCAACGCCGCTTGCATCGTCTCTGACGCTGTTGCAGGCATCTGCTGCGAGAACACCGGCCTTACCGCTCCTAACGGTGGTGTGTACACCAACCGCAAAATGGCTGCTTGCCTGCGCGACGGAGAAATCGTCCTTCGCCATGTGAGCTACGCCCTTCTTGCTGGCGATGCTTCTGTTCTTCAGGACCGCTGCCTGAATGGTCTTCGTGAGACCTACGCCGCATTGGGCGTTCCTACTGGTTCCGCTGCCCGCGCAGTCGCCATCATGAAGGCCGCTGCTGGCGCCCTCATCACCAACACCAACAGCCAGGCCAAGAAAGCTGCTGTCACCCAGGGTGACTGCGCAAGCCTGTCTGCTGAAGCAGGTAGCTACTTCGACCAGGTGATCAGCGCTATCAGCTGA
- a CDS encoding phycobiliprotein lyase, with the protein MNIEQFVAQSLGEWRSMRSGHSLAFQQFEDVLSEITITQLDTDNKEIKEAIKNSSQPDDSAYTSPFKMEWNAESDWEPDDPTAVSSGSCIIIPIPKDQTSGHLLRSVGYAESFPAESSYRFLNDGTFILETNYEQSIAQERIWFVSEHVRCRSSVLKTSEGSGILQSSFASEVRRIKV; encoded by the coding sequence ATGAATATTGAGCAATTTGTTGCTCAAAGCTTGGGCGAATGGCGATCAATGAGATCTGGCCATTCATTGGCTTTTCAACAATTCGAAGATGTTCTCAGCGAGATCACCATTACGCAACTCGATACGGATAACAAGGAAATCAAAGAGGCAATAAAAAATTCTTCTCAGCCAGACGACAGCGCTTATACTTCTCCATTTAAAATGGAATGGAATGCAGAAAGTGATTGGGAACCAGATGATCCAACAGCTGTATCCTCAGGCTCGTGCATCATCATTCCGATCCCTAAAGATCAAACATCAGGACATCTTCTAAGAAGCGTAGGGTATGCAGAATCTTTCCCTGCAGAGTCCAGCTATCGATTCCTCAATGATGGAACGTTTATTTTAGAAACTAATTATGAGCAATCCATCGCTCAAGAAAGGATTTGGTTCGTATCCGAGCATGTTCGCTGTCGCTCTTCCGTCTTAAAGACATCCGAGGGATCTGGAATCCTCCAATCATCTTTCGCATCAGAAGTTCGAAGAATTAAAGTTTAG